GGGCGAGTCGGCGATCTCCACGACTTCGGAGACCGCATCCGCGTCATCAGCTCGGCCGCACGGTCCGGGCTCACTGTTCCGGCGGATGCCGAGCGGCGACTCGAAGCGCTCGGACTTCCGCGCGCGTATCTCATGACGGTCGGCTCGCTCGAGCCTCACCGGGGCGTCGGCGACGTGCTCGCCGCCCTCGGACGACTCGGCATGCCCGAGCTTCCGCTGGCCGTGATCGGCCCACGCGAATGGGGCGAGCAGCAGCTCGCGAACGTGGCCGAGGAGTCGGGACTCCGTCGCGGCATGGTGCAGTCGTTCGACACGCTGTCCGATGAGGATCTCGCAGTCGTGCTCGGGGGCGCCACGGCCTTCATCGCGCCGAGGCACGAGGAGGGCGACCCTGCCACGCTCATCGAGGCGTTCTCGCTCGGCACGCCCGTCATCCACTCGGACATCCCCGAGTACGTCGAGACGGCGGCGGGAGCGGGACTCGCGGTTGCGGTCGGCGTCGCCGGGGAGGGGTACGTGAATCGCCTCGCCGCGGCGATCTCGACGGTCGTGACCGATAAGAAGATCGCCGAGCGGCTCTCGATCGCCGGGCATGACCGCGCTCGCGCCTTCAGCTGGCGCGACTCCGCCGAGCGGGTCTGGCAGCTGCACGCCGACCTGTAACGCCGCAGCCGCGTGCTGCCCGCTCAGTCCTGGAAGACCGCCGCCGCGGCGCGGGCCTCGTAGACGACGTCGTCGAGGTCGTCGCCGGTCGCCGTGACATGGCCGACCTTGCGGCCCGGTCGCGGCGCCTTGCCGTAGTTGTGCAG
This DNA window, taken from Agromyces sp. 3263, encodes the following:
- a CDS encoding glycosyltransferase family 1 protein → MTTRLRVVVDQLAAPVPGAIGRYTLDLTRALIATTPVDCEVAGIVSSSPPADYERIEAELPGLADLYRTSLARRELAAAWQMGLTTSPGGGIIHSTSLFAPLRKHDRASGNQVVVTVHDTMATTHPESLSTAEGAWRRAMLKRAWKHADAVVVSTHALAGRVGDLHDFGDRIRVISSAARSGLTVPADAERRLEALGLPRAYLMTVGSLEPHRGVGDVLAALGRLGMPELPLAVIGPREWGEQQLANVAEESGLRRGMVQSFDTLSDEDLAVVLGGATAFIAPRHEEGDPATLIEAFSLGTPVIHSDIPEYVETAAGAGLAVAVGVAGEGYVNRLAAAISTVVTDKKIAERLSIAGHDRARAFSWRDSAERVWQLHADL